The Peribacillus sp. FSL P2-0133 genome has a segment encoding these proteins:
- the hutH gene encoding histidine ammonia-lyase produces the protein MTMTDCLHPKDIKEVELGDGAISINEMIAVARYGAIVTFTQAYCERVDQSRSLIEKFLDDNRLIYGVTTGFGSNMTEVISPEDAETLQRNIVRSHAVSVGEPLEKEVVRAIQLMILVNLGQGYSGVRLQVLKLIASLLNHDVLPYVPGDGSVGYLSPEAHMALLLIGEGRAWYNDELLSGKDALAKSGLKPVTLGCKEGLALISGTPSVTALAALALYNSMQAAKTADITGAMSLEVLKGTIKAFDPRPHALKKHEEQAKTARNVTRILEGSPIIDTYKEHRLQDALSLRCIPQVHGAIKRVLKDAAVSIENEMNSVSDNPLIFPEEEDGIALMAGNFDGSFVGIYADTISIALANLAKITERRIDRLVNHHLSELPNFLVVNPGLNSGYMIPQYTAAGLLNEIRVLSHPATIDNIPTCANQEDVISFAYFASKKAYQISKKLEYILAIELMTATQAMDFHLPLKPSPVTEGVYHLVRSQVPMVEEDRFFHPDIESIYRQIHEGEIVMLVEKAIGEMEF, from the coding sequence ATGACAATGACCGATTGTTTACATCCTAAAGATATTAAAGAGGTTGAACTAGGTGACGGTGCAATCTCAATCAATGAGATGATAGCGGTTGCAAGATATGGTGCAATCGTTACCTTCACACAGGCGTATTGTGAAAGGGTGGATCAATCACGAAGCTTAATAGAAAAGTTTTTAGATGATAATAGATTGATTTACGGTGTGACGACAGGGTTTGGCAGTAATATGACGGAGGTGATTTCTCCAGAAGACGCAGAAACCCTTCAACGGAATATTGTTCGTTCTCATGCTGTTTCGGTTGGGGAACCTCTTGAAAAAGAAGTAGTAAGAGCCATTCAATTGATGATACTTGTAAACTTAGGTCAAGGCTATTCAGGTGTCCGTTTACAAGTATTAAAGCTGATCGCTTCACTGTTAAATCACGATGTACTTCCCTATGTTCCAGGTGATGGGTCAGTGGGATATTTGTCTCCTGAAGCACACATGGCCTTATTGTTGATCGGGGAGGGACGGGCGTGGTACAACGATGAGCTTCTATCGGGAAAGGATGCGCTAGCCAAATCTGGATTAAAGCCTGTAACGCTTGGGTGTAAAGAAGGACTGGCTCTCATAAGCGGAACTCCTTCCGTCACTGCCCTGGCTGCTCTGGCTTTATACAATAGCATGCAAGCAGCGAAAACCGCAGACATTACGGGAGCTATGTCCTTAGAAGTGCTAAAAGGTACAATAAAAGCATTTGATCCCCGTCCCCATGCATTGAAAAAACATGAGGAACAGGCAAAGACAGCCAGAAATGTCACACGGATTCTTGAAGGCAGCCCAATCATTGATACATACAAGGAACATAGATTACAAGATGCGCTTAGTTTACGATGCATTCCACAAGTCCATGGAGCCATCAAAAGAGTTTTGAAAGACGCTGCTGTTTCAATTGAGAATGAAATGAACTCTGTTAGTGACAATCCTTTGATTTTTCCGGAAGAGGAAGATGGGATAGCACTCATGGCTGGAAATTTTGATGGTTCATTTGTTGGGATATACGCAGATACGATTTCCATAGCGCTAGCAAACTTAGCAAAAATAACAGAACGCAGAATAGATCGGCTTGTAAACCATCACCTAAGTGAATTACCTAATTTTTTAGTGGTTAATCCAGGTTTAAATAGTGGCTACATGATTCCACAATATACAGCTGCAGGGCTATTGAATGAAATCAGGGTGCTCTCGCATCCAGCCACGATAGATAATATCCCTACATGCGCAAATCAAGAAGACGTGATAAGTTTTGCTTATTTCGCTTCGAAGAAAGCCTATCAAATCTCAAAGAAACTTGAATATATTTTAGCCATTGAACTGATGACGGCAACGCAAGCAATGGATTTTCATCTACCATTGAAACCGTCACCGGTTACGGAGGGCGTATATCATTTAGTTCGGAGCCAAGTCCCGATGGTGGAAGAAGATCGCTTTTTTCACCCTGACATTGAATCGATTTATAGACAAATTCATGAAGGGGAAATAGTTATGCTAGTTGAAAAGGCGATTGGGGAAATGGAGTTCTAA